One window from the genome of Lentibacillus daqui encodes:
- a CDS encoding DUF443 family protein: MKGEVQHLANNERFRILNIDGETYIMDIERSFWKIIFPFFFWLLPNYIFKVEDQAVIERLKTEKMKKTGGSYLVFATGVSYTGGMFLAPLMDYFNVPMSPLINIALLVLAIVLVGLLSFSISRNRKKKMYDVLEFETLPKGKLWIRPGSVRHFLNVLLSYLVILGLSVFFFLGYVESRNVMVLIVASGILFGIFLLNHKTFKEGNITVKLKDRRI, from the coding sequence ATGAAAGGCGAAGTACAACATTTAGCTAACAATGAACGTTTTCGAATTTTGAATATCGATGGGGAAACCTACATCATGGATATAGAACGATCCTTTTGGAAGATTATTTTTCCATTTTTCTTCTGGCTTCTTCCCAATTATATTTTCAAAGTTGAGGATCAGGCTGTTATAGAACGATTAAAGACCGAAAAAATGAAAAAAACGGGGGGATCTTATCTGGTTTTCGCCACTGGGGTTTCCTATACGGGTGGGATGTTTTTAGCCCCTTTAATGGATTACTTTAACGTTCCCATGTCGCCATTAATCAATATAGCATTGCTGGTGCTTGCTATAGTATTGGTGGGTTTATTATCTTTTTCCATCAGTCGAAACCGCAAAAAGAAAATGTATGATGTTCTTGAATTTGAAACATTGCCCAAGGGAAAACTGTGGATTCGCCCAGGTTCAGTGAGACATTTTTTAAACGTATTATTGAGTTATCTTGTGATTTTAGGATTGAGTGTATTTTTTTTCCTAGGATATGTTGAATCTCGAAATGTTATGGTGCTAATCGTTGCATCAGGAATATTATTTGGCATATTTCTGCTCAATCACAAAACATTTAAAGAAGGAAATATTACCGTGAAATTAAAGGATAGAAGAATATAA
- a CDS encoding TIGR04197 family type VII secretion effector translates to MAEEVSIKISEFNSNINSLRSACSSIKSSINITREFDKTNLKPFMDDLETTIDAIKLLERYKQMLDSDINALDNVGKEMVENDEQLAKVSGPQMMK, encoded by the coding sequence ATGGCTGAAGAAGTTAGTATTAAAATAAGTGAATTTAACTCGAATATTAACAGCCTGCGGTCAGCTTGTTCCAGCATTAAGAGTAGCATCAATATAACTCGGGAATTTGATAAAACGAATCTTAAGCCATTTATGGATGATCTGGAAACAACGATTGATGCCATCAAGTTGTTAGAAAGGTATAAACAGATGTTGGATTCCGATATTAATGCATTGGATAACGTCGGGAAAGAAATGGTAGAAAATGATGAGCAACTGGCTAAGGTAAGCGGACCACAAATGATGAAATGA
- a CDS encoding YwqH-like family protein: protein MGAGTSLSSLKKQKTTVEAGMENSRNMISAATEKVKRLQEASSSMQTSIQSLTNIKKEIDDFEVNKSKWEGEEEKQFEAKYNSYGVFVGMYDSDTSKAKQQIDEDLEAARKEKAHAEAGLENLQNVLDSLESNIKAAKED from the coding sequence ATGGGCGCAGGAACATCGCTTAGCAGTTTGAAAAAGCAAAAGACAACGGTCGAGGCAGGAATGGAAAATTCAAGGAACATGATTTCGGCTGCAACTGAAAAAGTTAAACGTCTGCAGGAGGCATCAAGCTCTATGCAGACCAGCATTCAAAGTTTAACAAACATTAAGAAGGAGATTGATGACTTTGAAGTGAACAAGTCAAAATGGGAGGGTGAAGAGGAGAAGCAATTTGAAGCAAAATATAACTCCTATGGCGTTTTTGTAGGAATGTATGACTCTGATACGAGCAAAGCAAAACAACAAATTGATGAAGATCTTGAGGCGGCAAGAAAAGAAAAGGCTCATGCCGAGGCTGGACTGGAAAATCTGCAAAATGTATTGGACAGCTTGGAGTCCAATATTAAAGCAGCGAAGGAGGATTAA
- a CDS encoding DUF4176 domain-containing protein, whose protein sequence is MLPIGSIVYLREGTSKIMILNRAPILPSEGTEIEGIWYDYSGCFYPQGLDPNNVYYFNEENIDEVVFEGFKDEEEERFNKIFKDWQEEEKPNIKKGTVSGPVK, encoded by the coding sequence ATGTTACCTATTGGATCAATTGTATATCTGAGAGAAGGAACGAGTAAAATTATGATTCTGAACAGAGCTCCTATTCTTCCTTCAGAGGGCACTGAAATTGAGGGAATCTGGTATGATTATTCGGGATGCTTTTACCCGCAGGGATTGGACCCCAACAACGTCTATTATTTTAATGAAGAAAATATAGATGAAGTGGTCTTTGAAGGATTTAAAGATGAAGAAGAAGAACGATTCAATAAGATTTTCAAGGACTGGCAGGAAGAAGAAAAGCCAAACATAAAAAAAGGTACGGTTTCTGGTCCAGTGAAATAA
- a CDS encoding IS1182 family transposase gives MFKHYTMNQVVLPLDLEIKLKENDIAFAINDLVESIPEEVFDDLIRQTGRPAYHPRMMLKIILCGYTQSVFSGRKIEALLQDSIRMMWLAQGHEPSYRTINRFRSHPLIENILRECFVQFRNQLVEKELIEEEAIFIDGTKIEANANKFTFVWRKSVEKYSDKLIEKSNQLYDELLEKEIIPAIERETEEKLSVKEMEEVVEKLDEKVEEYDKKIEACEVGSERKKIRSERKFPKQARKQFNDFITRKQKYQNDMEKFGDRNSYSKTDPDATFMRMKDDYMKNGQLKAGYNVQIATEGQYALAYDVFPNPTDTRTLIPFLDSIEENFFELPEHIVADAGYGSEQNYEDIIENRNRTPLITYNQYRKEKKKKHKNNAFHVDNWDYNEDEDTFLCPNGRKIRFSHHSKRTDRYGFTREFKVYECEDCSGCPLRDLCTKAKEGNNRKVYMNEKWESQKEYVRAKLSDEKTGEIYGKRKIDVEPAFGFLKANLGFTRFSVRGKQKVKNELAFALMAVNLRKYTATNSKLVPEDRNNSTKKVPSKLLICLEPFYLLFLASYVPASFSCTFCFISLDQKPYLFLCLAFLLPASP, from the coding sequence ATGTTTAAACATTATACCATGAATCAGGTAGTTTTGCCGCTAGATTTAGAAATTAAATTGAAAGAGAATGATATTGCTTTTGCGATCAATGATCTTGTCGAGAGTATTCCCGAAGAGGTTTTCGATGACTTAATACGACAAACCGGCCGTCCTGCGTACCATCCTCGCATGATGTTGAAAATCATTTTGTGTGGGTATACGCAATCCGTGTTTTCTGGTCGTAAAATAGAAGCTTTATTACAGGATAGTATCCGCATGATGTGGTTGGCTCAAGGACACGAACCCAGCTATCGCACCATCAATCGTTTCCGTTCTCATCCACTCATCGAAAACATACTACGTGAATGCTTTGTCCAGTTCCGGAATCAGCTTGTGGAAAAGGAATTGATTGAAGAGGAAGCCATTTTTATTGATGGTACAAAAATTGAAGCGAACGCCAATAAGTTCACCTTTGTGTGGCGGAAATCCGTTGAAAAATATAGTGATAAGCTAATCGAAAAGTCCAATCAACTGTATGATGAGCTGTTGGAGAAGGAGATCATCCCGGCAATAGAGCGAGAAACAGAAGAGAAACTTTCCGTTAAAGAAATGGAAGAAGTAGTCGAAAAGTTAGATGAAAAGGTTGAGGAATACGATAAAAAAATCGAAGCTTGTGAAGTTGGTAGCGAACGAAAGAAAATCCGTTCCGAACGTAAATTTCCAAAACAAGCTCGCAAGCAGTTTAACGATTTCATCACTCGTAAGCAAAAGTATCAAAACGATATGGAGAAATTCGGGGACCGTAACAGTTATTCAAAGACAGATCCGGATGCGACGTTTATGCGCATGAAGGACGACTACATGAAGAACGGTCAATTGAAAGCTGGTTACAATGTCCAGATTGCAACGGAAGGTCAATACGCGCTCGCTTACGATGTTTTCCCAAACCCGACGGATACACGCACTTTAATTCCTTTTCTCGACTCGATTGAAGAAAACTTTTTCGAACTGCCGGAACACATTGTCGCGGATGCCGGATATGGCAGTGAACAGAATTATGAAGATATCATCGAGAATCGAAATCGAACGCCACTTATTACATACAATCAATATCGAAAGGAGAAGAAAAAGAAGCATAAGAACAACGCTTTTCATGTAGATAATTGGGATTATAATGAGGACGAAGATACTTTTCTGTGCCCAAATGGACGGAAAATACGGTTTAGTCATCATTCCAAACGAACAGACAGGTACGGATTCACCCGTGAATTTAAAGTGTACGAATGTGAGGACTGTTCGGGCTGTCCACTCCGCGATTTATGTACGAAAGCAAAAGAAGGAAACAACCGAAAAGTCTACATGAATGAAAAGTGGGAATCCCAAAAAGAATATGTACGTGCGAAGCTTTCAGACGAGAAAACTGGTGAAATTTACGGAAAACGTAAAATTGACGTAGAACCAGCGTTCGGTTTCTTGAAGGCTAATTTGGGTTTCACTCGTTTTTCTGTCAGAGGAAAACAGAAAGTGAAAAATGAATTAGCCTTCGCATTGATGGCGGTGAACTTGAGAAAGTACACCGCCACGAACAGTAAATTAGTACCGGAAGATAGAAACAACTCCACAAAAAAGGTTCCAAGCAAACTTTTGATTTGCTTGGAACCTTTTTATTTACTATTTTTGGCTAGTTATGTCCCAGCCTCTTTTTCATGTACATTCTGTTTTATTTCACTGGACCAGAAACCGTACCTTTTTTTATGTTTGGCTTTTCTTCTTCCTGCCAGTCCTTGA
- a CDS encoding DUF4176 domain-containing protein — protein sequence MCYHLGSVVQLKNGDVKLMIISRVPLYEQDGKIGYFDYSACIYPTGQVEEQTYFFNRENIEKVYFEGYKDKQEELFQEKYEENIKDVKYPKLSIDD from the coding sequence ATATGCTACCATTTAGGAAGTGTTGTACAGCTAAAAAACGGAGATGTGAAATTGATGATTATAAGCAGAGTACCTTTATATGAGCAAGATGGGAAAATAGGTTACTTTGATTATTCTGCATGTATTTATCCTACGGGTCAAGTAGAGGAGCAAACGTATTTCTTCAACAGGGAAAATATAGAAAAGGTATATTTCGAAGGATATAAGGATAAACAGGAGGAATTATTCCAGGAAAAGTATGAAGAAAATATAAAAGATGTTAAATATCCGAAACTGTCCATTGATGATTAA
- a CDS encoding DUF443 family protein yields MKCTVRRTTKNLRYRILTIRGENYILDMGGASLWKMLFPFFYWLLPNRVYKVEDPEIAEELTAPTVKEKVGSSQFLWAILASIAASSLSPIANYFDVDIPIYVNAIIVIFIVILMILLILSLSRMFKKRMYQIIDLSQLSKGQLWIMPAQFKFVFLATFMYFFCFGLGIMGAAAYIEYGNWLILLFSTILIFVGTVLPGLGTIIEGDTRVKFLGGKNAKVFSTE; encoded by the coding sequence ATGAAATGCACCGTACGACGCACAACCAAAAATTTAAGATATCGAATACTGACGATTAGAGGAGAGAACTATATCTTGGATATGGGTGGAGCATCCCTATGGAAGATGTTATTTCCTTTTTTCTACTGGCTGCTTCCCAATCGCGTGTATAAAGTGGAGGATCCAGAAATTGCAGAAGAATTAACAGCTCCTACTGTAAAGGAAAAGGTGGGTTCTTCTCAATTTTTATGGGCGATCTTAGCCTCTATTGCTGCCAGCAGTTTAAGCCCTATAGCGAATTATTTTGACGTTGATATTCCGATTTATGTAAATGCAATTATTGTGATATTTATTGTTATTCTTATGATATTACTGATCCTTTCTCTAAGCCGAATGTTTAAAAAAAGGATGTATCAAATAATCGATCTAAGTCAATTGTCTAAAGGCCAGTTATGGATCATGCCTGCTCAGTTTAAGTTTGTCTTTTTAGCTACATTTATGTATTTCTTTTGTTTTGGATTGGGGATAATGGGAGCTGCAGCATATATTGAATATGGTAATTGGCTTATATTGCTCTTCTCAACGATTCTTATATTTGTTGGGACAGTCTTACCCGGACTCGGAACGATAATTGAAGGCGATACAAGGGTCAAATTCCTGGGCGGTAAAAATGCAAAAGTTTTTTCCACAGAATGA
- a CDS encoding DUF4176 domain-containing protein — protein sequence MGYFDYSACIYPAGRVQKGAYFFNRENIEEVYFGGYKGEQEELY from the coding sequence ATAGGTTATTTTGATTATTCAGCTTGTATATATCCCGCTGGAAGAGTACAAAAGGGTGCTTACTTTTTCAATAGGGAAAATATTGAAGAAGTATATTTTGGAGGTTATAAGGGTGAGCAGGAAGAATTGTATTGA
- a CDS encoding T7SS effector LXG polymorphic toxin, which translates to MANKVDMSEVNDFSKDLQEASADFQSQLDKVIENIETINGMDSFSGKAAKEAKQYFGELHVTLLDSFKGLFDDLEGNLQQHIDTFESDVDSSDSAIIKSNYLKNVKKDINEVFEDLEKQDEIIHDIIGKVNDISSVTPPSFTDVVEWKKKAVKKITELDEDLSSFNGVGDETDVKQVINQIETVMNNAKASEGKARFADFEGASEGSELAKLKSYSEGKKEEQMEKAKNIKESALKELNKPSSREVVNKAYTEFKNGEIDYDQFTAILNVVKSTNGNMSEEELKEESTDSFIKYLEDHDMLEQYLDDHQTFAEYVVKKMPKMLWEHAEGYLPIFLKKSGLSRKELADYLMESEKEISSRTKVADLNFYREIKDTYKQSDKLLQFSKYAKGAGKAFGWAGVGYGFYDDVANNGKTAGEAVAHSGTVLAIGTSIALAFPPGGVAVAVGVGATAAFEFLYSHNTLGLQDSLDKAGEKISEWGKAAGDFFKNPGESIASGLSSLNPFA; encoded by the coding sequence ATGGCAAATAAAGTGGATATGTCCGAGGTAAACGATTTTTCAAAAGATCTGCAAGAAGCTTCCGCCGATTTTCAGTCTCAGTTAGACAAGGTAATAGAAAATATTGAAACGATTAATGGCATGGATTCCTTTTCAGGAAAAGCAGCAAAGGAAGCGAAACAATATTTTGGCGAACTGCATGTAACATTATTGGATTCATTTAAAGGGTTGTTTGATGACCTTGAAGGAAATTTGCAGCAGCATATCGATACATTCGAATCCGATGTCGATAGCAGCGATTCTGCCATCATTAAGAGCAATTATTTGAAGAATGTCAAGAAAGACATTAATGAAGTATTTGAGGATTTGGAGAAGCAGGACGAAATCATCCATGATATAATTGGAAAAGTGAATGATATTTCTTCCGTTACTCCCCCGTCTTTTACGGATGTAGTCGAATGGAAAAAGAAGGCGGTCAAGAAAATTACAGAGCTGGATGAAGATTTATCCTCGTTCAATGGTGTAGGCGATGAAACAGATGTGAAACAAGTCATAAATCAGATTGAAACAGTGATGAATAATGCTAAAGCGAGTGAAGGGAAAGCGCGGTTTGCGGATTTTGAAGGTGCTTCTGAGGGTAGTGAGCTAGCGAAGTTAAAGAGTTACAGTGAGGGTAAGAAAGAAGAACAGATGGAGAAGGCTAAGAATATTAAGGAAAGTGCGCTTAAGGAACTAAATAAACCTTCATCCAGAGAAGTAGTAAATAAAGCCTACACAGAATTTAAGAACGGTGAAATTGACTATGATCAATTCACTGCCATATTGAATGTCGTTAAAAGTACAAATGGAAATATGAGTGAAGAAGAGTTAAAGGAGGAGTCAACAGATAGTTTTATAAAATACTTGGAAGATCATGATATGCTGGAACAATATTTGGATGATCATCAGACTTTCGCAGAGTACGTTGTGAAAAAAATGCCTAAAATGCTTTGGGAACATGCAGAAGGATATTTACCTATCTTCTTAAAGAAATCGGGGCTTAGTAGAAAAGAGTTAGCTGATTATTTAATGGAAAGTGAAAAAGAAATATCCTCTCGAACGAAGGTAGCGGATCTGAATTTTTATAGGGAAATAAAAGATACGTATAAACAGTCTGATAAGTTGTTACAGTTTTCTAAGTATGCAAAAGGAGCAGGAAAGGCATTTGGATGGGCAGGAGTCGGTTATGGCTTTTATGATGATGTTGCAAATAATGGTAAAACAGCGGGAGAAGCAGTCGCGCATAGCGGAACAGTATTAGCAATAGGAACTTCAATTGCGTTGGCGTTTCCTCCGGGGGGAGTGGCTGTAGCGGTTGGTGTAGGAGCAACAGCAGCTTTTGAATTTTTATATAGTCATAACACTTTAGGCCTCCAAGACAGTTTGGATAAAGCAGGTGAAAAAATAAGCGAGTGGGGAAAAGCAGCAGGGGACTTTTTCAAGAATCCAGGTGAGTCTATAGCTAGCGGTCTTAGTTCTTTGAATCCCTTTGCTTAA